In one window of Lynx canadensis isolate LIC74 chromosome A3, mLynCan4.pri.v2, whole genome shotgun sequence DNA:
- the LOC115510834 gene encoding interleukin-1 receptor antagonist protein isoform X2 gives MASETACHPLGKRPCRMQAFRIWDVNQKTFYLRNNQLVAGYLQGPSTKLEEKLNVVPIESHAMFLGIHGGKLCLACVKSGDETRLQLEAVNITDLSKNKEQDKRFTFIRSDSGPTTSFESAACPGWFLCTALEADRPVSLTNTPEEAMLVTKFYFQMER, from the exons AGACAGCCTGCCATCCCTTGGGGAAGAGACCTTGCAGGATGCAAGCCTTCAG AATCTGGGATGTTAACCAGAAGACCTTCTACCTAAGGAATAACCAACTGGTTGCCGGATACTTGCAAGGACCAAGTACTAAATTAGAAG AAAAGTTAAACGTGGTGCCCATTGAGTCTCATGCCATGTTCCTGGGGATCCATGGGGGGAAGCTCTGCCTGGCCTGTGTCAAGTCTGGTGATGAGACTAGGCTCCAGCTGGAG GCAGTTAACATCACTGACCTGAGCAAGAACAAGGAGCAAGATAAGCGCTTCACGTTCATCCGCTCAGACAGCGGCCCCACCACCAGCTTCGAGTCTGCTGCCTGCCCAGGCTGGTTCCTCTGCACAGCCCTGGAGGCCGACCGGCCCGTCAGCCTCACCAACACGCCCGAGGAGGCCATGTTGGTCACCAAGTTCTACTTCCAGATGGAACGTTAG
- the LOC115510834 gene encoding interleukin-1 receptor antagonist protein isoform X3, protein MQAFRIWDVNQKTFYLRNNQLVAGYLQGPSTKLEEKLNVVPIESHAMFLGIHGGKLCLACVKSGDETRLQLEAVNITDLSKNKEQDKRFTFIRSDSGPTTSFESAACPGWFLCTALEADRPVSLTNTPEEAMLVTKFYFQMER, encoded by the exons ATGCAAGCCTTCAG AATCTGGGATGTTAACCAGAAGACCTTCTACCTAAGGAATAACCAACTGGTTGCCGGATACTTGCAAGGACCAAGTACTAAATTAGAAG AAAAGTTAAACGTGGTGCCCATTGAGTCTCATGCCATGTTCCTGGGGATCCATGGGGGGAAGCTCTGCCTGGCCTGTGTCAAGTCTGGTGATGAGACTAGGCTCCAGCTGGAG GCAGTTAACATCACTGACCTGAGCAAGAACAAGGAGCAAGATAAGCGCTTCACGTTCATCCGCTCAGACAGCGGCCCCACCACCAGCTTCGAGTCTGCTGCCTGCCCAGGCTGGTTCCTCTGCACAGCCCTGGAGGCCGACCGGCCCGTCAGCCTCACCAACACGCCCGAGGAGGCCATGTTGGTCACCAAGTTCTACTTCCAGATGGAACGTTAG
- the LOC115510834 gene encoding interleukin-1 receptor antagonist protein isoform X1 — protein sequence MEICRCPPSYLISFLLFLFYSETACHPLGKRPCRMQAFRIWDVNQKTFYLRNNQLVAGYLQGPSTKLEEKLNVVPIESHAMFLGIHGGKLCLACVKSGDETRLQLEAVNITDLSKNKEQDKRFTFIRSDSGPTTSFESAACPGWFLCTALEADRPVSLTNTPEEAMLVTKFYFQMER from the exons ATGGAAATCTGCAGATGCCCCCCCAGTTACCTgatctctttcctccttttcttgttCTATTCAGAGACAGCCTGCCATCCCTTGGGGAAGAGACCTTGCAGGATGCAAGCCTTCAG AATCTGGGATGTTAACCAGAAGACCTTCTACCTAAGGAATAACCAACTGGTTGCCGGATACTTGCAAGGACCAAGTACTAAATTAGAAG AAAAGTTAAACGTGGTGCCCATTGAGTCTCATGCCATGTTCCTGGGGATCCATGGGGGGAAGCTCTGCCTGGCCTGTGTCAAGTCTGGTGATGAGACTAGGCTCCAGCTGGAG GCAGTTAACATCACTGACCTGAGCAAGAACAAGGAGCAAGATAAGCGCTTCACGTTCATCCGCTCAGACAGCGGCCCCACCACCAGCTTCGAGTCTGCTGCCTGCCCAGGCTGGTTCCTCTGCACAGCCCTGGAGGCCGACCGGCCCGTCAGCCTCACCAACACGCCCGAGGAGGCCATGTTGGTCACCAAGTTCTACTTCCAGATGGAACGTTAG